ATTCTCCTCCACCTGAGGATAGCTGATGACGTAGGGCAACTCCTTGCCGCCGAGGGCCAGCAGCAGGCTGGTTTCCTGCACGATGTCGGTAACCAGGAGTCCGGCCACGTCAAGATGACGCTCCTCTTTAATCTTCGCGAGGGTGTCCACGAGGGCGTCTTTCAAATTGTGGAATTCCTGAAAGTTGACCACCTCAACCTGACCCACACCGAACTTCTGCTCCCCGGCATCGTACTCCTTAAAATCCGCCAGGACCAGGTGGCGGGGCGAAGGATAGGCTGCCAGGGCGCTACCGGCCGAAAAAATGCGTTTGCCGAAATCCTGAGGGTCGAAGCCAGACAAGCTGCCCAGCCACTTGGCCAGTTCTCGGTCGGTCGTGGTGGTGGTAGGCGATTTGAGGATCACCGTGTCTGAGAGCAGACCGGCGAGCATTAGTCCGGCGGTGACACGATCGGGCTCGATGCCACTTTGACGATAAAGGCTCGCCACCACCGAGCAGGTGCTGCCCAGGGGCTGGTTGATGAAGCGAATGGGATGGTCCGTATGAAAATTGCCGAGGCGGTGATGGTCGACCACCTCGATAATTTCGACCTTGTCGGCACCGTTGACCGCCTGCCCCAGTTCGTTATGATCGACCAGAATCAATTTGACCGGTGAAGGCCGCAACAGATTGCTCTTGGTCGCCACGCCGCACACCCGTCCTTCACCGTCAAGCACCACGACTCCCGGGTCGTCGCTGTGCAGCAACTTGAGGCGTAAATCCTCAAGGCGATCCAAAGCGCTTGTGGTGGTGAAGTCATCCTTGACCAGATGATGCACGGGCGTGGAAAGGCGCGTCAGCCAGCTGGTGGTCGCCGTGTCAAAGGGGGTGGAGATGATGGAAACCTGGTTGCGCACACCCACCTCGAGAATTTCCGGAGGCACCGGCAGGCTGCCGGTCACAATGAGGACGCGCACGCCCAATTCGACGGCCTCGCGCAGAATTTTCAGGCGATCACCCGTCACCAGGATCATCGCGCGCGGATCAAGCCCCTCCATGCGGCTATGAAAGGTCGCCGAGTCCATGGCGCCGACATAGAGATCGAGGTTCTCGATGCTCTCACCGTCCACCAAATTCAGCGCACTGGCCTTGAGGCATTTCATAATGGAGGCCGGGCTGGCCTGCACGCGGCGGATGTCCTTTTCCTGGCGCGGCACCAGGAAGCGCTCCGAGACCCTTTTGAGAAACAAGGCGCCCAAAGGGCGATTGTCCGCATCGACCACGGGCAGCATGCGAATGCTGTGCAGATGAAAAAGCTCCAGGGCGCGTGACAGAGGCGCGTCATGGGCAATGGTCACCACATGCTCACCCAACACATCTCGCACCCGCGGATGGACATCGGTGAGTACCGGCGGAATGGGCAGGGCGAGTTCTTCCAGCACGAACTCGGTCTGACGGTTGATGTTGCCGGCGCGCGCCGCCTGGACTCCTTCCAGGCCTTGGGCGGCGCGCAGGCGCGCATAGGCCATGGCGCTGCAGATGGAATCGGTATCCGGATTTTTATGGCCGATGACGTAAATGGTTGAAGCGCTCATTGATTCTCCGCAATAAACATGATTTTGTTGATATCAGTGGATTTAAGGCCTAAAGCAGGCGGCCGCGGACGTCGCCCACATTGAGAACATTCTCGACGACTCCGATGGCGGGCCGCCCCAGGTCATCGAACCAGACATAAACGTCGCCGTCGCCCGTGTCGAAGATCTCCTCGTCGATTTCGACGCGACAGAGAATGCCACTACTGGGGAAGTCCGTGCCAAACGGCCGGTGGCCTTCGGCATAGACCTGCACGATGATCGATCCGGATCCATGGCGGGTGAAGGTGGGAATTTCATAACGCCCACCCGGGACGATTTCGCCGAAATAACCGGCGCGAAAATTATAAAAGGCGGTGAGTACGTCGTTGAAAAAACCATCCTCGGGCATTTCGTAAACTTCGCGGCTCTGTTCTCCGCCGCGGATGCGATCGCGGTAGATTTCGCCCTCGGCATAATTGTAGGTATAGCGGCTGATACGGGTCGCACGACTGCTACCCCGCCCGCGGGTGGTCTGGGACTCGTAGACCAGGGAACGCAGCCGCCCATCGGGCAGACGCTCCATCACCGAGGAGAAGACGTCGCTGCGATTGCGGGTCAGAGTGGCGGCGAGTCCGCGAGTGTTGGTGTCGAGCGTCGCCCGGTATGTTCCGGATTCCTGCCCGGGAACAAAGCTCAGGCGGGCATGAGCCAGCCGGTTGAACCATAAAAACGAGATATCATAGGGCAGCGATTCGCCCACCATGGCGGCCAGCGGATCCTCTTCCTGAAGCACGAGGGGAGCCGTCACCTCGGGTTCGGCGGGTTCGGATGCCAGCGGGTCGACAGAATCTGCCGCCTCAACCTCGGCGGCCACATCCGAGGTGGTGACGGTCGCGACTGCGGATTCATCTTCGGCACAAGCAGCGGGCCCCGAAAATCCTGATCCTGCCCCGAGCAACAGCGCGAACAAAAAAATCGGACGAAGAATGGCTATTTTCATACAAACAGAACTCCGATGAAAATCAAGTAAGCGGTCAGCAGCAATGCGCCGCGCGGTCGGTCGAGCTTCATCCCAGGCAGAAGCAAGGGGATCAGGGCGATGCTGAAGGCGAGCATGATGGGTAATTCGAAGCGCAGCACGGACGGGTCGATGCTCAACGGGCGAATCATGGGGCAGATGCCGAGGACAAAGAGAACGTTGAAAATGTTACTGCCGATCACGTTGCCGACGCTCAGATCCATCTCTCCTTTCCAGGCGCTCACGACCGAGGCCGCCAACTCGGGCAGACTGGTTCCCAGCGCCACCACCGTCATGCCGATGACCAGTTCGGAAATACCCAGAGCGGTGGCGATGATCACCGCCGAGCGCACCATGAGCTCAGCCCCCACGCCGAGGCCGACCATACCGAGGCCGATGAACACCAGGTGGCGCCGGCGCGACTCACCGGGCCTTCCCCGAGGTGCCTCGGCATCCACCTCAACCACGGACCCTGTACGCGCGGTGCGCAAGCAGTAGAGCAAAAACCCGATGAGCAGCAGAAACAGAATAAGCCCGTTAGCAAAGCCCAGTACACCATCCAGCACGAACAGGTAGAGCAACAGGGACACCCCGATCATGAAAGGGATTTCCCGCATCAGAGTGCTGCGCGCCACGGTCATGGGCATCATCAGGCCGGCGACGCCGAGAATCAAGCCGACATTGGCGATGTTCGAGCCGATGATGTTGCCCGCGGCGATATCGGAAGATCCCTTGAACGCTGCCAGCAGCGACACCATGAGTTCGGGCATGCTGGTGGCAAAGGCGATCACCGTCATGCCGACAATCAGGGGCCGCACACCGAAGGAGAAAGCCAGGTGCGAACTGCCGGTGACCAGGTATTCGGCGCCATAATAGAGCAAAAGAAGTCCGGCGAAAAACACCAGAACGGTCAGAACCATATCCATGAATCGACACCGCAAGATACTTGAGTGAAAAACGTTAAGGACCCCGCAGGGGGCTGGT
The nucleotide sequence above comes from Geoalkalibacter ferrihydriticus DSM 17813. Encoded proteins:
- a CDS encoding calcium/sodium antiporter, with translation MDMVLTVLVFFAGLLLLYYGAEYLVTGSSHLAFSFGVRPLIVGMTVIAFATSMPELMVSLLAAFKGSSDIAAGNIIGSNIANVGLILGVAGLMMPMTVARSTLMREIPFMIGVSLLLYLFVLDGVLGFANGLILFLLLIGFLLYCLRTARTGSVVEVDAEAPRGRPGESRRRHLVFIGLGMVGLGVGAELMVRSAVIIATALGISELVIGMTVVALGTSLPELAASVVSAWKGEMDLSVGNVIGSNIFNVLFVLGICPMIRPLSIDPSVLRFELPIMLAFSIALIPLLLPGMKLDRPRGALLLTAYLIFIGVLFV
- a CDS encoding putative manganese-dependent inorganic diphosphatase, producing MSASTIYVIGHKNPDTDSICSAMAYARLRAAQGLEGVQAARAGNINRQTEFVLEELALPIPPVLTDVHPRVRDVLGEHVVTIAHDAPLSRALELFHLHSIRMLPVVDADNRPLGALFLKRVSERFLVPRQEKDIRRVQASPASIMKCLKASALNLVDGESIENLDLYVGAMDSATFHSRMEGLDPRAMILVTGDRLKILREAVELGVRVLIVTGSLPVPPEILEVGVRNQVSIISTPFDTATTSWLTRLSTPVHHLVKDDFTTTSALDRLEDLRLKLLHSDDPGVVVLDGEGRVCGVATKSNLLRPSPVKLILVDHNELGQAVNGADKVEIIEVVDHHRLGNFHTDHPIRFINQPLGSTCSVVASLYRQSGIEPDRVTAGLMLAGLLSDTVILKSPTTTTTDRELAKWLGSLSGFDPQDFGKRIFSAGSALAAYPSPRHLVLADFKEYDAGEQKFGVGQVEVVNFQEFHNLKDALVDTLAKIKEERHLDVAGLLVTDIVQETSLLLALGGKELPYVISYPQVEENIYELKGVLSRKKQLVPHLLKVLKGV
- a CDS encoding DUF3108 domain-containing protein yields the protein MKIAILRPIFLFALLLGAGSGFSGPAACAEDESAVATVTTSDVAAEVEAADSVDPLASEPAEPEVTAPLVLQEEDPLAAMVGESLPYDISFLWFNRLAHARLSFVPGQESGTYRATLDTNTRGLAATLTRNRSDVFSSVMERLPDGRLRSLVYESQTTRGRGSSRATRISRYTYNYAEGEIYRDRIRGGEQSREVYEMPEDGFFNDVLTAFYNFRAGYFGEIVPGGRYEIPTFTRHGSGSIIVQVYAEGHRPFGTDFPSSGILCRVEIDEEIFDTGDGDVYVWFDDLGRPAIGVVENVLNVGDVRGRLL